The sequence TGGCAGCGCAGCGCGATGGAGTCGGGGCGAGAGGGCCAGAGACGTACTGGACGGCGAAGAGGATCTTCGAGCGCTGGCAGCGTTTCTACGAACTCAAGACCAGCGCCAAGGCGCTGACCCGGCTAGAATTCACCGAGCACATCGCCTACCTGCTATTCCTTAAGCTCGACCACGAACACACCCAGCGGTCCGGGATGTTCGCAAGCCGGCCGATTGCCCCGGCGGAGAGCTGGCCGAACCTCGTTCTCGCTAGTGGGGAGGGTCTGCACGCCACGCTGACCCGGCTGATGGCCGAGCTCGGCAGGCCGAATCCGGAGGACCCGCGCCGGGCCATCGCCAGTGTTCTGTTCCAGGAGTCCCGCCCTTGGCCCGTGGACCGGATGGCAGAACTCGGACGGTTGATCATCGAGGAGTTCGATCCGTATCGCTGGGCGGATGTGAAGCGGGATGAACTCGGCGCGGCCTTCTCCCTGCTGATCGGCGACTGCCGCGACGACATCCGGGCCAAGCGGGAGACGGGCCAGTTCCTCACCCCTCCGTACCTACTGAAGGTCATAGTCGAGGCGCTTGCCCTCACTCCTGAGGACCGCGTGATCGATGCGGCCGTCGGGGTGGGCACCAGTCTGATCGCCGCGCACCGCCAGATGGCGGCGCACGGGGACCGCGTCGACGCTTCCGCCATAGCCGGTGCCGACATCGACGTACAGATGTGCCGCCTGGCGACGATGAACGTGCTGCTGAACACCGGGCGCCAGTTCCACGACGTCCCCCCGGTCCTGCGCGCGGACTCGCTCAGGGTGAAGGACCGACTGGTGCGTCGGCACGAACGGGACGTGGTCGCGACGGTCGCCATCTGCAACCCGCCGTTCAAAAGCGTGGAGACGAACACGGAGCAGCGGGACGACTTCTGGGCGCAGAACGCCACACTTCCGGCCAACTTCCTCCAGCACCTGGCCATCACTTTGCCCCGAGGTGCCAGGGCGGCCGTCTTTGTCTCCGATGGTGTGCTCTTCCAGCGCGGTGCCGCGGCAACCATCCGCAGGGAGCTGCTGAAGAACTGCACCGTGCACACACTGCTGCGCCTGCCCACCGGCATGTTCCACGACACCAACTCGAAGTCGAACGTCCTCTTCTTCACCAAGTCGGTGAGGCCTCCGACCGGCGAGCCGAACACCGACGAGCTCTGGGTGTACGACGCTCGCGACATTCACCACACGGACACCGAGAACCCTCTTTCCGAGGACGACTTCGCGGACTTCCTGGAGGCGTTCCGTCCTGGGAAGGAACGGTTCACCGGGCGTGCCGAATCGTCGCGCTTCAAGCGCTACGACCGCGACGCCGTACAGAAGATCCTGGACAGTCCCGGCGCCAGCCTCGACCTGCGGGCCAACCTCGCCGACGCACCGGACGACTCCGGCGATCCACGCGACATCGCGCGCTCGATCATCGACCACCTCGGCGACGCGCAGCGGAGCTTCGAAGCGGTCCTGGACTCTTTCGGCTGAGACCGCCACACCCGTCATCCACGCGCAGCCGGCCGGACAGGAAGACCACCATGAACGCCACTCCCCAGCAACCCGATGTTCCCACCCAGGTCCGCCAGACCGAGCGCGCCTTCGACGAAGAGTACGCCGACCTCATCGACATGAGCGACTTCGGCAACCGGCCGCCGGAGCAGACCGCGTCCGCCTTCCGCTCTCGTGCGCTGTCGGCGCACGCCGTGCGGATCATGACCGGATGGGCGGCTGAGCAGGCGGCCGACTGTGTCATTGACGGCGGCCAGGACCAGGGGATCGACGCCATTGCCATCGATGAGGCAGCGGCACACATCTACCTCGTACAGGCCAAGTGGAGTCCGAACGGGACGGCAAAGGCGAACGAGGTCGCGGTGCAGAAGCTCTTCGCGGGGCTGACCCTGATCGACTCGGGAGAGTCCGCCCAGTTCAACCCGCGCGGCCAGATACTTGCCAAGCGGGCGCACGAACTCATCGGTGAGAAGGCGACCCGGATCACGCAGGTGATCGTCCTCATGGGCACCGAGCCGCCCGCGCCGGGCGTTTTGCGGGCCATCAAGAACGGTGAGAGCGAGTTCAACTCCCACGGCGACTACGTCGATCACACGTTCCTGCACGCCCCGGAGGTTCATGCTCTGGTACGTGAGGACCAACGAAGCGAACCCGTCACCCTGGAAATGACGCTGCGCCCCTGGTTCAGTGTGACCTCGCCCTACCTCTCGTACGAGGGGATCGTGCAGGCGGAGGAGATCGCGACCTGGGCCGAGCACGGCAACGAGCTGTTCGCCCGCAACATCCGCAATCCGCTGGGTCTTACCCCCATCAACAAGGAACTGGTGGACACTCTTACCGAGGAACCGTCCCACTTCTGGTACTTCAACAACGGCATCACGGTTCTGTGTGACTCCGTGGACGCCGTACCCGTGTCCCAGAAGTTCCCTGAACGTCACCCGGTCCGCCTGACGGCCCACGGTGCCAGTGTGGTGAATGGTGCCCAGACCGTGCGCTCGGTCATTGACGCGGCCCAGCAGGCTGAGGACGCCGAACTCGCCCAGGTCACCGTCCGTTTCATCGTCACCGGCGGCGACGCCGACTTCGCCAACCGGACCACCCAGGCCACCAACCGGCAGAACCACATCACTGAACGGGACCGCATCGCCCTCGACCCCGTCCAGGCGGAGCTCATGGCCGAGTTCCGGGCAGAACTCGGCCTCGTCTACAGCGTGCGCCGTAGCGAACTCGAACCGCAGGACAACGAGGGCTGCTCCGTCGTGGAGGCCACGTGTGCGCTGGCCTGCGCCCACACCGGCAGCCGGTTCGCGGCGCGGCTTGTGGCGGCCGGTTCCACCGATGTGCTGTGGGAGCGGGGCGGCAGCGGTATCTACGACCCCCTCTTCCGCTCCGTGCCCGGCGTGTACGAGATCTGGAACGCGGTGAAGGTCCTGCGGGCGGTGCGAACGGCTCTCCGCACGGAGCGCGAGCAGTACGCCGGGCGTGCGGCAGCAGTGGTCGACGACGGTGCTTTCCTCATCACCCACCTGGTGTTCCGGCGGCTGCTCGCTCAGGACGCCGGTATGGGGGAGCCGGACCAGTCTCTGACCTGGGCCGCTGAGGCGGTGGCGCAGGTCTCTGATCTCGTTAAGCGCGTGGTACCCGTACTCGTACAGGTTCTGGACGACGAGGTAGGAGCCCGGACGAGTATCCAGCGCGTGTGCGCCGACCCTGGGCAGGCCGCTGAGCTCGGCACCGCGGTTCTGGCAGCTCTTGAAGGGGGCGGGATCGGAGAAGCTGCTGCGAAGTACCGGCGGCAGGAAAGCAAGCCGCGCAAGCGACGTAGGCCCAACGCCGTGCACGTAATCGTCGACAGTGGCGCTCTGGACGAAGGCGCCCCCCTTCACCTGGCCCTGTACCTTCAGCCGGAGAAGGAAGCGCTGGCCGAATGGCTGGCTGCCAATCCGCGTCGGGCGTTGGGGAAGTGGACCCGGACCAATCGGACGCGCCCGATCGTCTGGGCCGCCGACGGGCTTTCGTACTCGCCCAGTGGACTCATCGCACGTATGTGGGAGCTGGCGGGCTGGGAAGGGCGCCCAGTCTCGAACCAGGGCACTGCCCGTTGGGCGACCCAGGAGGGGGAAACGCTCGCTGTCCTCGCCCGGCGGCTCCTTGACAGCATGGAGGAGGAGAAGGGCGGAGAGTGAGGGTGCGGGCGCACCCTGTGGCGCAGCTTGTCAGCTGGGCGCGTGTGGCGACAAGCGTGGACCTTGCGGACACGCCGGGACGGATTGCGCGTATAGCTCAACGTAGTCACAGGGCGCGTTGGACGCGTCCTCCCGAGTGAGGCCAGGGCGTCTTCCTTCTGTAGGGATCCAACAGTCGCGGCCCGGTGGCGCTGTCAGAGGCCGATTCTCTGGAAGAGGGGCGGTACCGATAGGTTTTCGACGTACCCGACCGCCCGGGAACACGCACCAGACCGCCAAGGAAAGGGTGATCCGTTGAGCCGCTCGGTTCTCGTCACCGGAGGAAACCGGGGCATCGGCCTCGCCATCGCCCGCGCCTTCGCCGACAACGGCGACCAGGTCGCGATCACCTACCGCTCCGGCGAGCCCCCTCAGGACCTCACCGAAGCCGGTGTCCTCGCGGTCCGCTGCGACATCACCGACGCCGAACAGGTGGAGCAGGCCTACAAGGAGATCGAGGACAAGCACGGGCCCGTGGAGGTGCTGGTCGCCAACGCGGGCATCACCAAGGACCAGTTGCTGATGCGGATGTCGGAGGAGGACTTC is a genomic window of Streptomyces sp. YPW6 containing:
- a CDS encoding N-6 DNA methylase — its product is MAAQRDGVGARGPETYWTAKRIFERWQRFYELKTSAKALTRLEFTEHIAYLLFLKLDHEHTQRSGMFASRPIAPAESWPNLVLASGEGLHATLTRLMAELGRPNPEDPRRAIASVLFQESRPWPVDRMAELGRLIIEEFDPYRWADVKRDELGAAFSLLIGDCRDDIRAKRETGQFLTPPYLLKVIVEALALTPEDRVIDAAVGVGTSLIAAHRQMAAHGDRVDASAIAGADIDVQMCRLATMNVLLNTGRQFHDVPPVLRADSLRVKDRLVRRHERDVVATVAICNPPFKSVETNTEQRDDFWAQNATLPANFLQHLAITLPRGARAAVFVSDGVLFQRGAAATIRRELLKNCTVHTLLRLPTGMFHDTNSKSNVLFFTKSVRPPTGEPNTDELWVYDARDIHHTDTENPLSEDDFADFLEAFRPGKERFTGRAESSRFKRYDRDAVQKILDSPGASLDLRANLADAPDDSGDPRDIARSIIDHLGDAQRSFEAVLDSFG
- a CDS encoding AIPR family protein, with the protein product MNATPQQPDVPTQVRQTERAFDEEYADLIDMSDFGNRPPEQTASAFRSRALSAHAVRIMTGWAAEQAADCVIDGGQDQGIDAIAIDEAAAHIYLVQAKWSPNGTAKANEVAVQKLFAGLTLIDSGESAQFNPRGQILAKRAHELIGEKATRITQVIVLMGTEPPAPGVLRAIKNGESEFNSHGDYVDHTFLHAPEVHALVREDQRSEPVTLEMTLRPWFSVTSPYLSYEGIVQAEEIATWAEHGNELFARNIRNPLGLTPINKELVDTLTEEPSHFWYFNNGITVLCDSVDAVPVSQKFPERHPVRLTAHGASVVNGAQTVRSVIDAAQQAEDAELAQVTVRFIVTGGDADFANRTTQATNRQNHITERDRIALDPVQAELMAEFRAELGLVYSVRRSELEPQDNEGCSVVEATCALACAHTGSRFAARLVAAGSTDVLWERGGSGIYDPLFRSVPGVYEIWNAVKVLRAVRTALRTEREQYAGRAAAVVDDGAFLITHLVFRRLLAQDAGMGEPDQSLTWAAEAVAQVSDLVKRVVPVLVQVLDDEVGARTSIQRVCADPGQAAELGTAVLAALEGGGIGEAAAKYRRQESKPRKRRRPNAVHVIVDSGALDEGAPLHLALYLQPEKEALAEWLAANPRRALGKWTRTNRTRPIVWAADGLSYSPSGLIARMWELAGWEGRPVSNQGTARWATQEGETLAVLARRLLDSMEEEKGGE